CCGACGTACGCGCCGAACTCGCCCGTTCTATCGCGGCGGACCTGTACGCCGACGCCGCGTTCTGTGAGCCGTATCTGGAGTGGACGCCGCTGTGGTACGAACTCGCCCTGCTCGCCCCGGTGCGGTACGCCGACGCGCGACTGCGCCGAGTGGCGGGCCGGTACGCGAGCGACCTGGGCCACGTCTCGGTCCCGCAGTTCAGTCGACCGAAAGACGTGCTGGTCGGCGGTCGTCCGGCGTTCACGTCGGTGTCGGGCTTCAGGAATCGGTTTCTGTTCGCCGACGCTCTGCTCCACGTGGAGTGGTTCGTCCACGTCGCCCGCGAGTCGGGGATCGAGGTACCCGAGTCGCTGGTCGCCCGGACTCGCAGGGAGACGGTGGAGTGGTACGCCTCGGGTGCCGAGGACCCGGCAGCGTTGTCACCCGAGGTGCGCGAGTTCCAGCGACTGCTGTTCGCGGACGACCGGTGGGTGCGTCGAATCGACGAGGCGTACGAGTTGGACAGTGTGCTGTTCTCGATCTGGGAGCGGATTCTGCGAGAGGAACGGGAGCGATTGACTGGTTGAACGTCGGATGGTGGGAGATTCGTTCTCGGTCGTGTGAGTTCGTCTCGTCTCGTGAATTCGGCAGGACCGCAGACCGGGACTGCGACAGCACCGCACCTCGAACCTCCCCAGCCTCGGCAGACGCTCTCCGCACCGCCCGCGTCTGCCTCCCTCGCGCGTTCCTCGCGCGCCGATCGCAAAGACTGCACGGCGACAACTGAACTGAACGTCCGACTCACGACACACGCACCAGTCGGATGGGCTGGCGCGACCTCGTGTCGCGCCGACGGTCGCAGGGAGGCGCTCACGCTGAAAGCGACTGGTCCACCGGGTGTTGCGTGCGCCTTCACAGATTCCACCGGGTGGGACTGAAAGGGGCCGCGCTCTCGATTCCCTCCCGGACGACGTAAGCAGGGCGAGACCTCCGGTCTCGCCAGCAGACGGGCGAGGCTCGCCCGTCAGCACCGCAAGGAGGGAGAGCGAGATTGCTCGCTCGACCGACTGAGGAGCACAGCGAGTCCCGGAGGTCTTCGTGAGCCTGCGAACGAAGGCTCGGGAGAGCTTGCCTCTCCCGGTGGTCGAGAGCGCGGGGGATTTCACCTCGCGTCGTCACCGACCGATTCGACTGCGGTCGTGTCTCACGGAAACGTTCACCTACCGTCGTCCGCGACTATTCACGAATATAAAACAAGATACTCTAATATTCTTACATATAGCCGAGATCAGCCAACCGATCCGCAGTCGCCTCGTCCACGTCCACACCCTCGCCCTCCGCACCCTCGGCGCGACGCTTGTAGGCCGTGATCTCCTCGTCGAAGAACTCGGATTCCAGTTCCTCGACCACCCCACCGACATCCGACTCCACACGCTCCTGCCAGCAGGGACGACCCGGATCGAGGCGCACCCGAGACGACTCACCCAGCGAGTCCCACTCGATCTTCTCGGTTCCGTCGTACACACACCGGAGCATCCGGTTCCAGAACTCCGGATTCTCCGGGGGTTGGGCGATACTGCTCCCGATCAACTCTGCGGGGATGCGCTCGCGGGTCACGTCCGGTACCTCGTCGTGGGCCAGACCGACCAGCAGGTCGCCGAGTTGCAGGTGGGAGACGTACTCCGAGACGAGTGTGGTGTCGCCGCCGGGACCGCCCTCGGTCGTCCCGCCGTCCGGCATCTCCTCGTCGGACACGGCATCTTCCGGCGCGTTCACGACGTACAGTGGGACGTGGAGCAGGCCCTCCGAGAGACTGCTGTCGTGGCCGACGAGGTAGTCGTCCGCCGGGAAGCCGAGGTTCTCGCCGTGGTCGGCCGTGATCACGAACGTCGTCTCGTGGTCCGTGGCCGCCTGCACGTCGTCGATGAACTCGACGACCGTCCGGTCGAGGTAGTCGATGGCGGCGCGATAGAGACCGCGATGGTTCTCGACGTGCTCGCGGTTGCGCTCTAACCCCTCCGCTTTGTCGCGGTTCAACTCCCACTTGTCGTAGTCGGCGGTCGACCACGTGTTCGGCGCGTCGTGGAGCGACCGGTCGTACCCCCGGACGTGCCGCAGTGGAGCGTGGGCGTCCATGAAGTTCGTGAACATGAAGAACGGCTGTGGACACGACTCGGCGGTCTTGACGCCCTCGCGGGCGATGATGCTCGCGCCCTCGTCCAGCAGTTTCGGGACGGGGAGCGAGGCGAGTGCCTTGTCCAGTTCCACGGCCGCGCCGTTCAGGAAGCTCTCGATCGGGTGGTCGTGGGTCGCACAGGCCTTGGCGAAGGAGAGGAACTTCTTCGGTCCCTCACCCTTGTGCTCGTAGCCGAACCGCCCGACGTGGATCCCCTCCGGGAACCGGGAGTCCGGCGACACGTCACGGAAGTCGTCGAACATCCGGTCGAAGCCGAAGCCGGAGGAGGCGTAGACGTTCGCGGAGACGCCGGTGGTGTGGTGGTCCGGCAGGTCGGCGAGGAAGGTAGCTGACTCTGTGATGCCGGAGAAGTCGCGGTTGTGGTCGTGGACGCCGTGCTGGTGTGGCAACGCGCCGGTCATCATGCTCGCGTGGCTCGGAATCGACCACGAGGAGGCCGCGCGACACTGCTCGTAGGAGCGGTCCGCACGCGCCCGAATCCGGGGCGCGTGTTCGTCGAAGAAGTCCTTCCGGACCGTGTCCAGACAGATCAGGACGACGTTTCTCATCGCCACGACTGTCGGCTACGACCGGGATAA
This genomic window from Salinirubrum litoreum contains:
- a CDS encoding sulfatase-like hydrolase/transferase; this translates as MRNVVLICLDTVRKDFFDEHAPRIRARADRSYEQCRAASSWSIPSHASMMTGALPHQHGVHDHNRDFSGITESATFLADLPDHHTTGVSANVYASSGFGFDRMFDDFRDVSPDSRFPEGIHVGRFGYEHKGEGPKKFLSFAKACATHDHPIESFLNGAAVELDKALASLPVPKLLDEGASIIAREGVKTAESCPQPFFMFTNFMDAHAPLRHVRGYDRSLHDAPNTWSTADYDKWELNRDKAEGLERNREHVENHRGLYRAAIDYLDRTVVEFIDDVQAATDHETTFVITADHGENLGFPADDYLVGHDSSLSEGLLHVPLYVVNAPEDAVSDEEMPDGGTTEGGPGGDTTLVSEYVSHLQLGDLLVGLAHDEVPDVTRERIPAELIGSSIAQPPENPEFWNRMLRCVYDGTEKIEWDSLGESSRVRLDPGRPCWQERVESDVGGVVEELESEFFDEEITAYKRRAEGAEGEGVDVDEATADRLADLGYM